A genomic segment from Brienomyrus brachyistius isolate T26 chromosome 9, BBRACH_0.4, whole genome shotgun sequence encodes:
- the LOC125748309 gene encoding uncharacterized protein LOC125748309 isoform X1 yields MSDSGRTFLDVAITEVLPELQAVNKNILEEHLQSIGVETSDDLRFVTEADLMTALRPVQARKLLSAWKQKYQTPENSSLSSVEASPTQSLSLLSVSPQSLSSTSSSSPGRDIHWDDNFEIPWSKLPAEVMHFLERGKRPRPKLRRQMVRIVVTEMMEKCPHVGRKHSIDVAKKMVAKYPNSLQDVIEGDIVGAGYLSLVKQLQNRIENVRRTSTPKIRKRKHQTDSDHTDEIPLEERAAMQDTYGCLKWNVEFLPLEETPESQQQKMEKLKVMFQQADANPEEVKSLMKSTYYTQRQHVNQGKSIKCLREEWPFWFDELGMSVHFKELTGIDLKETFTRNLDLKGKRLLEYMTTVAVSKSKTFLQTYARLQRIRGPQSGCSDDVKEMVLLLLSYFDEKEEYMLFHVEDTCLADEVQLEQVPLTPTIIVCGQSCYSSRRYMLSIDRNLVSTNISSFVSALCLMFGSYYNFNIHYPSELASTLEFLQRCFFCMNPEKGTKVENKNSKHHLSVNPRVLTLIQDLADHEWR; encoded by the exons ATGAGTGACTCAGGGCGAACCTTCCTAGATGTCGCCATTACGGAAGTCCTACCAGAACTTCAAGCAGTGAACAAAAACATCCTGGAAGAGCACTTGCAGTCCATCGGAGTTGAGACAAGTGATGATCTACGCTTCGTAACGGAGGCAGATTTGATGACAGCATTAAGACCTGTACAAGCGAGAAAGCTTCTTTCtgcttggaaacagaaat ACCAAACTCCAGAGAACAGCTCGCTATCATCTGTGGAAGCCTCACCCACCCAGTCGCTGTCATTGCTCTCTGTTTCACCCCAAAGTCTATCATCAACCTCTTCCAGCAGCCCAGGACGTGACATACATTGGGATGACAACTTCGAAATTCCATGGAGTAAACTTCCTGCAGAAGTTATGCATTTTCTTGAGAGGGGGAAAAGGCCTCGGCCAAAACTGAGGAGGCAAATGGTCCGGATTGTTGTGACTGAGATGATGGAAAAATGCCCTCATGTAGGTAGAAAACATTCAATTGACGTTGCAAAAAAAATGGTAGCAAAATATCCCAATTCTCTGCAAGATGTCATAGAGGGTGATATTGTTGGTGCAGGCTACCTTTCCCTTGTCAAACAGTTGCAGAACAGAATTGAAAATGTAAGGCGCACTTCAACACCCaaaataagaaaaagaaaacatcagACTGACTCAGACCACACAGACGAGATCCCATTAGAAGAAAGAGCAGCAATGCAGGATACATATGGGTGCCTTAAATGGAATGTAGAATTTCTGCCTCTTGAAGAAACTCCAGAGAGCCAACAGCAAAAGATGGAGAAACTCAAGGTGATGTTCCAACAAGCTGACGCCAATCCAGAAGAGGTAAAAAGTCTAATGAAGTCCACTTATTACACACAGCGTCAACATGTCAATCAGGGGAAAAGTATCAAATGCCTTAGAGAGGAGTGGCCATTTTGGTTTGATGAACTTGGCATGTCGGTCCACTTCAAGGAACTTACTGGGATTGACCTCAAAGAGACATTCACACGAAATTTGGACTTGAAGGGGAAAAGGCTTCTGGAGTACATGACCACAGTTGCTGTCAGCAAAAGCAAGACGTTCCTTCAGACTTATGCAAGGCTTCAGAGGATACGGGGACCGCAGAGTGGCTGCTCAGATGATGTGAAAGAGATGGTCCTGCTTCTGCTCAGCTACTTTGATGAGAAGGAGGAGTACATGCTTTTCCATGTTGAAGATACATGTCTGGCAGATGAGGTACAACTGGAGCAAGTGCCTCTGACACCCACTATTATTGTGTGTG GACAGTCCTGCTATTCCTCAAGAAGATACATGCTGAGTATTGATCGGAACCTCGTCAGCACAAACATATCCTCCTTCGTTTCTGCACTGTGCCTCATGTTCGGGAGCTACTACAATTTTAACATCCATTATCCATCTGAGCTggcttccactctggagtttctTCAGAG GTGTTTCTTCTGCATGAACCCAGAAAAAGGAACCAAAGTAGAGAACAAAAACTCGAAGCATCATCTCAGTGTGA
- the LOC125748309 gene encoding uncharacterized protein LOC125748309 isoform X2, whose amino-acid sequence MTALRPVQARKLLSAWKQKYQTPENSSLSSVEASPTQSLSLLSVSPQSLSSTSSSSPGRDIHWDDNFEIPWSKLPAEVMHFLERGKRPRPKLRRQMVRIVVTEMMEKCPHVGRKHSIDVAKKMVAKYPNSLQDVIEGDIVGAGYLSLVKQLQNRIENVRRTSTPKIRKRKHQTDSDHTDEIPLEERAAMQDTYGCLKWNVEFLPLEETPESQQQKMEKLKVMFQQADANPEEVKSLMKSTYYTQRQHVNQGKSIKCLREEWPFWFDELGMSVHFKELTGIDLKETFTRNLDLKGKRLLEYMTTVAVSKSKTFLQTYARLQRIRGPQSGCSDDVKEMVLLLLSYFDEKEEYMLFHVEDTCLADEVQLEQVPLTPTIIVCGQSCYSSRRYMLSIDRNLVSTNISSFVSALCLMFGSYYNFNIHYPSELASTLEFLQRCFFCMNPEKGTKVENKNSKHHLSVNPRVLTLIQDLADHEWR is encoded by the exons ATGACAGCATTAAGACCTGTACAAGCGAGAAAGCTTCTTTCtgcttggaaacagaaat ACCAAACTCCAGAGAACAGCTCGCTATCATCTGTGGAAGCCTCACCCACCCAGTCGCTGTCATTGCTCTCTGTTTCACCCCAAAGTCTATCATCAACCTCTTCCAGCAGCCCAGGACGTGACATACATTGGGATGACAACTTCGAAATTCCATGGAGTAAACTTCCTGCAGAAGTTATGCATTTTCTTGAGAGGGGGAAAAGGCCTCGGCCAAAACTGAGGAGGCAAATGGTCCGGATTGTTGTGACTGAGATGATGGAAAAATGCCCTCATGTAGGTAGAAAACATTCAATTGACGTTGCAAAAAAAATGGTAGCAAAATATCCCAATTCTCTGCAAGATGTCATAGAGGGTGATATTGTTGGTGCAGGCTACCTTTCCCTTGTCAAACAGTTGCAGAACAGAATTGAAAATGTAAGGCGCACTTCAACACCCaaaataagaaaaagaaaacatcagACTGACTCAGACCACACAGACGAGATCCCATTAGAAGAAAGAGCAGCAATGCAGGATACATATGGGTGCCTTAAATGGAATGTAGAATTTCTGCCTCTTGAAGAAACTCCAGAGAGCCAACAGCAAAAGATGGAGAAACTCAAGGTGATGTTCCAACAAGCTGACGCCAATCCAGAAGAGGTAAAAAGTCTAATGAAGTCCACTTATTACACACAGCGTCAACATGTCAATCAGGGGAAAAGTATCAAATGCCTTAGAGAGGAGTGGCCATTTTGGTTTGATGAACTTGGCATGTCGGTCCACTTCAAGGAACTTACTGGGATTGACCTCAAAGAGACATTCACACGAAATTTGGACTTGAAGGGGAAAAGGCTTCTGGAGTACATGACCACAGTTGCTGTCAGCAAAAGCAAGACGTTCCTTCAGACTTATGCAAGGCTTCAGAGGATACGGGGACCGCAGAGTGGCTGCTCAGATGATGTGAAAGAGATGGTCCTGCTTCTGCTCAGCTACTTTGATGAGAAGGAGGAGTACATGCTTTTCCATGTTGAAGATACATGTCTGGCAGATGAGGTACAACTGGAGCAAGTGCCTCTGACACCCACTATTATTGTGTGTG GACAGTCCTGCTATTCCTCAAGAAGATACATGCTGAGTATTGATCGGAACCTCGTCAGCACAAACATATCCTCCTTCGTTTCTGCACTGTGCCTCATGTTCGGGAGCTACTACAATTTTAACATCCATTATCCATCTGAGCTggcttccactctggagtttctTCAGAG GTGTTTCTTCTGCATGAACCCAGAAAAAGGAACCAAAGTAGAGAACAAAAACTCGAAGCATCATCTCAGTGTGA